A genome region from Hevea brasiliensis isolate MT/VB/25A 57/8 chromosome 7, ASM3005281v1, whole genome shotgun sequence includes the following:
- the LOC110669593 gene encoding uncharacterized protein LOC110669593 has product MDFELRRAREKLEKEQKESKEKARLKLERERKAKAEAKKQREAIEAAQRSRRLDALQAQLKADERMQENLLAGRGIMFSRILQAISFHGSGDKIKLPPSCFAELSDQGAFDKGPIYFQLSVIHQDGPSETKTTDPKQRTTHSGVLEFTAEESYVELPPHIWNNLFPVGAPNAPLVELHYVWLPKGTYAKLQPEVVGFSDIPNHKAVLETTLRQHATLSQGDVITVNHGILAYKLRVLELKPSSSVSVLETDIEVDVVGPDSVSESTNQHVLKPLNFGMSEAVMVEEGNYDYYKFSIDNDTWEKIASGDVRVEVKIDAETSGGDTDLYMSKHPLIFPTRHQHEWSSHDVGSKVLILSSKDKNFGVGAYSIGIYGFKGTTKCKVLVSVENNISLKMGQQAGSSSSVEIDTVECRNCKHFIPSRSIALHEAYCIRHNIVCQHAGCGIVLRIEEAQNHVHCENCGQASQRGEMEKHMKVFHEPLQCPCGVALEKELMVQHQASACPLRLITCRFCGDMVQAGSSAMDVRDRLRGLSEHESVCGSRTAPCDSCGRSVMLKEMDIHQIAVHQKS; this is encoded by the exons atggattttgaacTGAGAAGGGCGAGAGAGAAGCTGGAGAAAGAGCAAAAGGAGAGTAAAGAGAAAGCCAGATTGAAGctggaaagagagagaaaagctaAAGCAGAGGCAAAGAAGCAAAGAGAGGCCATTGAAGCCGCGCAAAGATCTCGAAGGCTTGATGCTCTTCAAGCCCAGCTCAAG GCTGATGAGCGAATGCAAGAAAATTTACTTGCTGGGAGAGGAATAATGTTTTCTCGAATACTGCAAGCTATATCCTTTCATGGTAGTGGAGACAAGATTAAATTACCTCCTTCCTGTTTCGCAGAATTGTCTGATCAAGGTGCTTTTGACAAAGGACCAATATATTTCCAATTATCAGTGATTCATCAAGATGGTCCATCTGAGACAAAGACTACTGACCCAAAGCAGCGGACAACCCACTCAGGTGTTCTTGAGTTCACTGCAGAGGAAAGTTATGTTGAGCTTCCTCCTCATATATGGAATAACCTGTTTCCTGTAGGAGCACCAAATGCTCCTCTAGTTGAGCTTCATTATGTCTGGCTACCTAAAGGAACTTATGCAAAGCTTCAACCTGAAGTTGTTGGCTTTTCTGACATCCCCAATCACAAGGCTGTCCTTGAAACAACCCTTCGGCAGCATGCCACTCTTTCTCAAGGTGATGTGATCACTGTCAACCATGGGATACTAGCATACAAGTTACGGGTTCTAGAGTTGAAACCTTCCTCTAGTGTCTCTGTCCTGGAAACAGATATTGAGGTTGATGTAGTTGGTCCAGATTCAGTTTCAGAGAGCACAAATCAACATGTCCTGAAGCCACTTAATTTTGGAATGTCAGAGGCTGTAATGGTTGAAGAAGGGAACTATGATTATTATAAATTTTCTATTGATAATGATACTTGGGAAAAAATTGCTTCTGGGGATGTCAGAGTTGAAGTAAAGATAGATGCTGAAACTAGTGGTGGTGATACCGATCTTTACATGTCCAAGCATCCTCTTATATTTCCAACTCGGCATCAACATGAATGGTCTTCTCATGATGTGGGGTCAAAAGTTTTGATCCTTAGCTCCAAGGATAAGAACTTTGGTGTGGGTGCTTACAGCATTGGTATATATGGTTTCAAGGGAACGACAAAGTGTAAGGTATTGGTTAGCGTTGAAAATAATATTAGTCTTAAGATGGGTCAACAAGCTGGATCTTCATCATCTGTGGAGATTGATACTGTAGAGTGTAGGAATTGTAAGCATTTTATACCCTCCAGGAGTATAGCACTGCATGAGGCATATTGTATTAGACATAATATTGTTTGTCAGCATGCTGGTTGTGGAATTGTTCTGAGGATTGAGGAGGCCCAAAACCATGTGCATTGTGAGAATTGTGGCCAAGCTTCTCAAAGGGGAGAAATGGAAAAGCATATGAAAGTTTTCCATGAACCACTTCAGTGTCCCTGTGGAGTAGCCCTTGAGAAGGAATTGATG GTACAACACCAAGCTTCAGCTTGTCCCCTACGCCTTATAACATGCCGATTTTGCGGCGATATGGTTCAAGCTGGGAGTTCAGCTATGGATGTGAGGGACCGATTAAGAGGCTTATCTGAGCATGAGAGTGTTTGTGGGTCTAGAACAGCCCCATGCGACTCTTGCGGACGATCCGTCATGTTGAAGGAGATGGACATCCACCAAATTGCTGTTCAtcaaaaaagttaa